A segment of the Amycolatopsis thermophila genome:
CGTTGCCGGTGGTGCTGGCGGGCGCGCGGGTGGCGTTCCTGCAGCTCGTGGCGACGGTCGCGATCGGCGCGATCGTCAACGACGGTGGCGGGCTGGGCCGCTTCATCGTGGACGGGTTCGCGCAGGGCGCGGGCGGCTACGGCGAGATCCTGGCGGGCGGGCTCGCGGTGATCGTCTTGGCGCTGGCGTGCGAGGGCGTGTTCGCCCTGCTGGAGCGGTTCGCCGTGCCGCGGGGCCTGGCCCTGTCGCGCCGGGCCGGGTTGTCTACGCGACCGGTTTAGCCAGGTCCTCGATCACCTCGGCGCCGGGCAGGTTCGCGAGGAGCTCGCCGGTGACCAGGAGTTTGCCGCCGCGGATGCCGCTGCCGATGACCAGTTCCGGCGAGTCGGCGACGGCCTTGTCGACGAGGATGGGCCAGTCCGCGGGCAATCCGACGGGTGTGATGCCGCCGTAGGCCATGCCGGTGAGCTCGACGGCGTCGTCCATCGGGGCGAACGAGGCCTTCCGCACGTCGAGGCGGCGCTTGATGACGCCGTTGACGTCGGCGCGGGTGGTGGCGAGCACGAGCGCGGCCGCGTAGCGGACTTCACCGGCCCGCTTCCCGGCGACGACGACGCAGTTGGCGGACGCCTCGAGGGGCGAGCCGTACGCCTCGCAGAAGGCGGCGGTGTCGGCCAGATCCGGGTCGATCGCGACAACGCCGATCTGGGTGTCGTCCAGGGAGGCGAGCGCCTTCGCGACGGGCTCGGCCAGCAGGTCGGTGCGTTCGGTGGCCGGCTGGACGTCCAGCGTGCCGGCGATGGTCCAGGTCCTCACCCCGGCAAGGATAGGGAATCGCGTGCGCGTACCGCGGCGCCCGGTCCCCGACGAGGCCGGTAGACCCGGCCGGGTCTACCAGTTCTTGCCGCCGCGCTGGACCTCGATGAGCCGCGGCCGGACGTCGACGAGGTAGACGAGCACGGCGACCAGGCCGGCGATCCAGAAGAGGCTGCCGACGCTCCCGAAGCGGAACAGGCCCATGGCCACCGTGCCGGCGCCGGTGATGGCCAGCCAGATGGGTTTGGTCTTGCGGTCGGCGGCTTGGTAGGCGTCCGAGCGCTGCAGCAGGGCGTGGATGAACGCGCCGATACCCGCCAGGGTGCCGACCCAGCCGATGACCTGCATGATCCAGAACGCGATGTTCGGCACCGTCCCAGCCTACGTCCCTTCGCCCCTGCCGTTGGATTCCCTCTGTCCAGAATGCCATGAAGACGCAGCCCCGTCACCGGTGGCGGGTTCTCGCCGGCCGCTCCTCGCCAGCCACACCCGGCACGCTCGGCCCGCTCCCGGCCTGGCCGCGCCTGGCCGCTCCCCGCCGGGCCGCACCCGGCGCGATCCGCCGCGCCGCACCCGGCCCTGGTCGCATGGCCGCCACCGGCCCGGCACGCACCAGCACGCTCGGCCCCCTCACGTCACCGCCACCGGCCCGCGCCCACGGAACCCGCTCGCACGCGCGAGAGGCCCTGCCGCACGAGCACGGCCGCCCCGATCGGCGCCAGCGGGGAACGACGCCCCCTCGGGAAGAGCCGCGAAACACGAAAACGGCCCGGTCATCGAGAGACCGGACCGTTGTTCGCGCGCTTGACTGGCCCTAACCGACGCAGTTGGTATTCACACCAACCGGCCCGGGGCCCTTGGTCGACTTAACCGGGTCAGGCCTTGGTCGCCCCCCAGCCGGTGCAGCCGATACTCGCACGAACCGGCTCGGACCTTCGTCGCCCTGTCCCGGTCGGGTCCGACCCACCGGGGCGGACCGTTGTTCGCGCCAACCCGGCTCGGACCTTCGTCGCCCTATCCCGGGTCCGGTCCGACCCACCGGGGCGGACCGTTGTTCGCGCCAACCCCGCTCGGACCTTCGTCGCCCTGTCCCGGGTCGAACAGTTGTCCGCCCCGCCCCGGGGGCGGACAACTGTTCGCACTGACTGGTTACTTCGTGGTCTTCGGCGTGGTCGCGTTCGCCGGGCGCTTGGCCGGCGTGCTGTTCCGGCGGGCGACCGGCGCCTTCGCCGTGGTGGTCTTGGCGGCGGCCGGCTTGGCCTGCTCCTCCTGGACCTCGTCCTCGATCTTGTCCGCGACCTCGTCCGCGGCCTCGGCGACCTTCTCGCCGCTGGCGCGGGTCCGCTTCGCGACCAGGCCGAGCACCTCTTCGACCTTCTCGCGCGCCTCGGTGCTCACCTCGCCGACCCGGCCCTGCGCCGTGGCCAGCGCCTCCTCGACCTGCTCGACGACGCCCTTCACCCGCGGCTCGGCCAGGAACTTGTCCCACGCCTGCTCACCGGTCTCGGCCAGCTTGTTGTAGAGCTTCAGCGCGGCCTCGGTGTAGTCGTCGATGAGCTTGCGGAGCTCGACCGGGTCGAGCTTCTCGCGCAGGGTGGTCACCTCGGTCGGCAGCTCCTCGATGTTCTTCCGCGCGGCCTCGCTGCCCTCGACGACCCGCTCGCGGGCCTTGCCCACGGCGTCGACGACGGCTTGGCCGGCCAGGTTGCCGGCGCCCAGTGCGGCCAGCAGCGGAGTACGAAGCTGTTCGATGGCGTTCTTGGTGCTGGGCATTCTGCTCACTCCTTGGCGATGTCTGTGGTTGGTCCCCGGTCGCCGCCCGCCGCCGCGTTCTCCCGGCGGAACGACTCGTACACGTCGAGCAGGACCTGCTTCTGCCGCTCGGTGAGCTCGGCGTCCGCGCGAATCGCGTCGGTCACCGGTCCGCCGTTGGGCAGGTCGAGAATTCCGGCCTGCACGTAGAGCGCTTCCGCGGAAATCCGCAGCCCCTTGGCGATCTGCTGCAGGATCTCCGCGCTGGGCTTGCGCACCCCGCGCTCGATCTGGCTCAGGTACGGATTGGACACTCCCGCGAGCTTTGCCAGCTGCCGCAAGGAGATCTTGGCGTTGCTGCGCTGCTGGCGGATGTACTCGCCGATCCCGGAGGCGATGTCGGCGACCTTGTCCACCGGTCCGCCCACCGAGTTCTCGTGGCCGTTGTCCTCCGACATGTTCAGTCCATCTCCTCGCGACAAAACCAACGCTACGCCGTGGTGCTAGCTATTGCAAGCACTCTGCTTGCAACCATCGGGTGTTACTTGAGTCACCCGTTACGGTGTGGGTGTGCACAGCACCGCACGCCTGCGGCACCGGCTGGCCGAGTCGCTGCGCCGGGACGGCGTGCTCACCGATCCGGCGTGGCTCGACGCGTTCCGGCGGGTGCCGCGGCATGCGTTCGTGCCCCGCTACTTCCTATCCCAGGCGGGCGGGTGGGCCGCAGTCGACCGGACCGACTCGCACTGGCTCGACCACGTCTACGCCGACGAGGTGCTGGTCACCCAGCTCGACGGCGACCCGGGGGCCTGGCAGCGGGCACGCCGGCACGGTCCGGTGCGCGGCAGCCCGACCTGTTCGTCGAGCATGCCGGGGATCATGGCCGCGATGCTCGAGGAACTGTCCGTGCGCAACGGGCACCGCGTGCTCGAGATCGGCACCGGCACGGGTTACAACGCCGCCCTGCTGTGCGAGCGGCTCGGCTCGTCGCTTGTGTCTACAGTGGACATCGACGGTGAGCTGGTCCGGCTCGCGCGGGAACGGCTGTCGCTGTGCGGCTACCACCCGACGGCCGGCGTGTGCGACGGCGCGGACGGCTTTCCCGACAAGGCACCCTACGACCGCGTGCTGTGCACGTGTTCGGTCTCGTCGGTCCCGGACGCGTGGCTCGAGCAGACGGTTCCCGGCGGCATCGTGGTGACGACGCTCAACCGCCCGATCGGCGCCGGTCTGGTGCGGTTGATCGTGATGCCCGGCGGGGAGGCCCGTGGACGGGTGCTCACACGGGACGGCCGGTTCATGCCTCTGCGCGCACACCGCGTGGCCGATCCGGCGTTGCTGCCGACAGTGTCCGGGCCGGCGCGGCTGACGAACCTCTCCCCCGACGTCGTGCTGTATCCGTCGAGCCGGTTCGAGTTCTTCGCCGGGCTGGCACTTCCGCGGGTGGTGCCGGTGTTCCGCGGCGCCGACACCTTCCTCGTGCACGAGGACGGCTCATGGGCCCGGGTGTCGACCCTCGCGGGCGGACTGCTGGTCGCCCAGGGCGGCCCGCGCCGGCTGTGGGACCTGGCCGAACGCGCCCACGAGCAGTGGCTCGCCCTGGGGGAACCCGGCCGGGAGCGGTTCGGCGTGAGCGTGACACCCCAACGCCAGGAGATCTGGCTCGACGACCCGGACAGCGATCACCGCTGGCCGCTCGCCTGAGGCAGGCGTGTTTCGATCCACCCCGCGGCGTGGCCGATCGTCGCCGACAGCGGAGCCGTGGTGGTGTCGAAGAGCGCGACCGGCGGGTCGAGGGTTTCCGCGTTCTTCCGCAGCCACACGTTGAACTCGAGCATCTCGGCGATGCGGCATTCGTCCCAGCCGCGCCAGGCGGGACGGCCGCGCAGACGTTCGGCAAGCGCGTCCGGGTCGGCGACCAGTGCCAGGTAGTGGATGTCGCTGAACAGGGAACGCTCGGGCAGGTTCTCGAACTCGGGCGGCACCACCGTCCCGCACAGGACGACCGGACGGCCGTTCTGGTGCACCATCGCGGCCATCCGCAGCCAGGTGCGGCGGAACATGGGGTGCCCGTCCACGTCGTCGCGCAGCCCGGCGACCCACAGGACGTCCTGCTCGAGGACCGTCACGCGCCCGCCGAGCCGATCGACCAGGGCGGGCCCGACGGTCGACTTGCCCGCCCCACTGGGACCGGTCAGCGCGAACAGCGGGAGGCGGCGGAAGGGCCAGCGGTGGCCGCACCGCTGGCACAACCGTTCGTTGCCCGCGACGGACGGAGTTTCGGCCAGGTCCCCGCATCGGGGGCAGATGCGGGGATCGAGCATCGCTTCCGGCACCGCGTCAGTCGAACAGCTGCTCGAGGAAGCTCCGCTTGCGGTGCCCCCGGTGACCGTAGGGACGCGGCGAATCCGAGTAGTACCCGCCGCCTTGGTAGGGCCTCGGCGAGTCGCCGTACCCGTGCCCACCGCGGTACGGGCGCGGTGAGTCGCTGTAGCCGTGCCCGCCGTACGGCCGCGGCGAGTCCCGGTGCGGCGCCGTGTGCCCAGCCCCGTGGTACGGCGGAGGAGCGGCGGCGGGGCCGCCGTAGTAGGCGCTTTCCGCGCCCACGATCTGCTCCAGCTCGCCGCGGTCCAGGAAGATGCCCCGGCAGCCCTCGCACTGCTCGATGTGGACGCCGTTCTTGTTGACGGTCCGCATCATGTTCTGACACTTCGGACAAATCACATACGTCACCATACGCATGATCGGACCCGCCCGGAGCGCCTCGGCTCCATGTGCCCGGACGCCGACACACCGCTACTCCATACGCAACGCCTCCACTCGCGTCACCGAACGTAGTGCCGGCAAGGCCGCCCCGGTGATCGCGAACACCAGCACGACCGCGACCGTGACGACGACACCGATGAACGTTGGATCGACCCGCAATGGGATGTCGGCACCCAGCAGCCGCACGATGAGGCCGCCGGTACCGATCGCGACCCCGACCGCGACGGCGACCCCGAACACGAGCGGAACGGCGTTCTGCCAGAGCAACGACCGCCCCAACACGGCGAGCGGGACACCGGACGCGTGCATCATCGCGAACGAGCGCCGCCGTTCGCTCAGCTGCCCGGCCAGCAGCACCAGGAGGCTCACCGCGGCGATGCCCAGTCCCAGCAGACCTCCGGCGTAGAGCAGCCCGGTCACCGCCGCCAGGAAGTCCTCGCCGTCGCCGCCGAGGTACTCGCCTTCGCCCTGTACCGACGCCCGCCATCCGAGCGGACCGAGCGCCGCGCGCACCCGCTCCAGTACGCCGGTGTCACCGGGTTCGACGAAGGACAGGAGCATCCATCCGGTGTCCGGCAGGTGCTGGGCCTTGGCCACCGCCGGGGTGACCGCCACGACGGTGCGGTAGGTGGCGATGGCCTTACTGGGCGGCACTGGGGCGCTGCCGGCCGGGACCACGAACCGGGCGCCGATGACGGGCATCTCCGCACCCTGCCGCACCCCGGAACCGTTCACCACGAACGCATCGCCGTCCGCACACGTGGTCGCTCCGTAGT
Coding sequences within it:
- a CDS encoding YbaK/EbsC family protein → MRTWTIAGTLDVQPATERTDLLAEPVAKALASLDDTQIGVVAIDPDLADTAAFCEAYGSPLEASANCVVVAGKRAGEVRYAAALVLATTRADVNGVIKRRLDVRKASFAPMDDAVELTGMAYGGITPVGLPADWPILVDKAVADSPELVIGSGIRGGKLLVTGELLANLPGAEVIEDLAKPVA
- a CDS encoding DUF2516 family protein → MPNIAFWIMQVIGWVGTLAGIGAFIHALLQRSDAYQAADRKTKPIWLAITGAGTVAMGLFRFGSVGSLFWIAGLVAVLVYLVDVRPRLIEVQRGGKNW
- a CDS encoding helix-turn-helix domain-containing protein, giving the protein MSEDNGHENSVGGPVDKVADIASGIGEYIRQQRSNAKISLRQLAKLAGVSNPYLSQIERGVRKPSAEILQQIAKGLRISAEALYVQAGILDLPNGGPVTDAIRADAELTERQKQVLLDVYESFRRENAAAGGDRGPTTDIAKE
- the tgmC gene encoding ATP-grasp peptide maturase system methyltransferase, translated to MHSTARLRHRLAESLRRDGVLTDPAWLDAFRRVPRHAFVPRYFLSQAGGWAAVDRTDSHWLDHVYADEVLVTQLDGDPGAWQRARRHGPVRGSPTCSSSMPGIMAAMLEELSVRNGHRVLEIGTGTGYNAALLCERLGSSLVSTVDIDGELVRLARERLSLCGYHPTAGVCDGADGFPDKAPYDRVLCTCSVSSVPDAWLEQTVPGGIVVTTLNRPIGAGLVRLIVMPGGEARGRVLTRDGRFMPLRAHRVADPALLPTVSGPARLTNLSPDVVLYPSSRFEFFAGLALPRVVPVFRGADTFLVHEDGSWARVSTLAGGLLVAQGGPRRLWDLAERAHEQWLALGEPGRERFGVSVTPQRQEIWLDDPDSDHRWPLA
- a CDS encoding AAA family ATPase, whose translation is MLDPRICPRCGDLAETPSVAGNERLCQRCGHRWPFRRLPLFALTGPSGAGKSTVGPALVDRLGGRVTVLEQDVLWVAGLRDDVDGHPMFRRTWLRMAAMVHQNGRPVVLCGTVVPPEFENLPERSLFSDIHYLALVADPDALAERLRGRPAWRGWDECRIAEMLEFNVWLRKNAETLDPPVALFDTTTAPLSATIGHAAGWIETRLPQASGQR
- a CDS encoding TFIIB-type zinc ribbon-containing protein; translated protein: MRMVTYVICPKCQNMMRTVNKNGVHIEQCEGCRGIFLDRGELEQIVGAESAYYGGPAAAPPPYHGAGHTAPHRDSPRPYGGHGYSDSPRPYRGGHGYGDSPRPYQGGGYYSDSPRPYGHRGHRKRSFLEQLFD